The sequence TTTCACATGTGCCAATATGGAAATTAAATTGGTATAATAGTGTAACAATATAGAGATGAATGTTCACAGTTTTGTTAGAAGTGTGTTATTAAATTGTGAACTGAGAGTAAAGAAGAGTTTTCAGAGATTTCAGAGATAGTGCTTAAACTGTTGGTCTATAagcattcagaaaaaaactgtaactttgatgttttgaaaCTTTGATGACCAGAGAAATTTCCTTTTATTACGTCTCTGCTCCTCATATATAAACATGGCTACTTTGACAAAACAGTAACTTTTATTACAAATGTTGAAGCTGATCTTCTAAAAACCAGGCATAGATAAAGTTagtcaaaaaaaagcaatgttgtcttcttttatgtaatttatggTGAAACGGaaggcaaattttcaaatttgtggACAAAGTTCttgtaaatttgtaaatatagaacaaaaataactaaaatattaTCTAAATCATTCTTACGCTGTACTGTGTACGCTTTGGTATTATGTGGGAATTGAGCTCAACATAGCAAACTCTTAATTAactccttttcttctctttttttcctgttagtTTGGAGCTGTTGTATCTGGGTGGAAATCACATCACAGCCATTCCTCCCGAAGTGGCTAACCTGCCCTACCTCAGCTACCTGGTCCTCTGTGACAATCGCATCCAAAGTGTCCCCCCGCAGCTCACCAGGTACCTGCACATACACTACCACAGTGTAACCTTTAGTAAACAATATCCACATTACACGGAGGCCAGATGTGTGATTGCCCTGCATGTATCTGATAACTGCGTGCACCTGTAGTCatggtttgttttggtgaaaacATTTCAGGCTCCACTCGCTGCGATCTTTAAGTCTCCACAACAACCTGCTCACTTACCTGCCGCGGGAGATCCTCAGCCTGGTGCATCTGCAAGAGCTCAGTCTCCGTGGCAACCCGCTGGTGGTGCGTTTTGTCAAGGAGATGACCTATGACCCCCCTTCACTGCTAGAGCTGGCAGGACGTACTGTCAAGAGCCGAAATATTCCCTACTCCCCTTGCGACCTCCCGTCAAACCTGCTGCGTTACCTAGACCTGGCCAGCAAGTGCCCCAATCCCAAGTGTGCCGGTAAGAGGCTGTGTTAGCATAATTTGAAGAAGacgcacagaaaaaaagtcaagttttttttaatttgatgaaatGTTAGGATTTCCCTTTTTGTCCAACCTTTTTGGCTTGTAACCCCTTAAATTGAGGAGTAAAATAGGCAGATTTTAAAAGGCAGTTAAAGaactaaatgaataaactttaagaaaatatcagaataaaggcaataaaagacAATTAGAAAATAAGACATAATATAGGAAGACgacatcacatcagtggggataaaacaaagataagaagataaaaacagatacagaagtaaatacatttaaaacatgaaagtaaGGTAAGAACAGGACATTAGAAGGATATGGTACGAGTAAATAAGTTATAATCTCTaatcaaaatgatttttgatGCAACTGAAGAAATAATGTCCATGTAAACGGAGCTGCTGGTGTAATATCTGTCTCTTGTTGCACGGTGTTGAAGTGTCCATCATCTGCATGGAATAATTCAAGTCACTGACCTGCCACTTGAACcctgctttgtttttcctgtctctctctttattcTCCAGGCGTCTACTTTGATTCATGTGTGCGCCAGATCAAATTTGTGGACTTCTGTGGAAAGTACCGGCTGCCCCTTATGCACTACCTGTGCTCTCCAGAGTGCACCTCTCCCTGCAGCTCCAACCCCCAGAGCGACGCAGAGTCAGAGGACGAGAGCAGCGTGCCCGCTTACCGCCTGCAGAGGGTGCTTCTGGGATAGTACGACAGGGAGGAGCCTCTGACCCTCTGGACAAGACCGGCCTTGTCAGTCTGTCACTGTGTTCAACTTTTTTACAGAGAGGAACTTGGCTGTCACACTTAAACTCACATACTCGCATCCatatctcacacacaaacacacacacatgcacgcacacaaacagtAATACTGTTGACATTCAGCTTCCTCCCGTGGTCCTGAAAACACATTCACTGCATTTAATGGAACTTTTCGCAGAGGAATCCATTGCCTCTCGCACCCCACATTACACTGCATAATATGAGTCAAGGACACCTCACATTTCCCATGTAGCCATGCAAATTCTGCAGTCTGTCATTCATTACTCCATCAAAGTGCAGGTCTCATGGTGGAGCATGTGAGGGCAGTAAAACTCAGTGAAGACTGAAAGAGCAGCAGGTTACTTTTCctgtttcagggcagcagactTTACCTTTTATACAACACTTGGTGCTTTTTAGTAGCAGCAGAATATTATTCTACATTTTCTTAAAGATTGGATTtgaacaatatgttttttttgtccagctACTGCTGACGCACAACcagcttttgtttaaaatttctCATACTAGATGAGCATCAAAGCTGCTATGCCAACCAGAAAAAAGGGGATTTAGTTTGTTTTACGCTAAAGTAGTCTAAATTGACTGAGTACAATGTGTGAGATGGCCTtatttacactgtgtgtgtttctgctcgGGTAAGGTTTCGTGCAGGTACGCTGTCACACACAATATTAAAAGATCTACGTTATCTGGTTTTGTAAGAAGGGTGTAGCTGCAGAGCTCTAGGTTCAAGACCCTCAAGCTTGGAGATCAAAGTCTGACATTGTGTACGCACGTCAGAGACAATCTTGAGGATACAATAGCATGCAAGGAAgataaactaggaaaaaatgaatattaaataaccaaataaataagcaataacccctgtaaacacctggtgaCTGTCACACCCCCCTTTCATCCCTGCACCttgtgaaaatcatgtttttacaaattttttggacattaaacTATACTGAGTAGAATTACCAGTTGGAAATCGCTGCAACAACACCTATTTTTCCACcttaataaacacaaaaactcacGTGATCTTCCACCATGGGCTCGAGGCTGGGGCTCTGCAGTGTGACCCTCATTGGTTTTTGTCAGCACCACAGTCATTACACACCAGCCTTAAACATGTTTGTCAAGATGGCATGGTTGTTTTAAATCGATTCAGACTATGAGTTACGTGAGTATGTGGAAGAAAGTTTGTCTAGGCTTACTTACAGGAAGCTGACGTGGGGCGGACCAGGGAAAAACATTCACTGTGTTCACACAGAAACAATAGCTATTCAGCGAAAAACAGTGGCGGCCTTCATGTTTATGTTCAGGGCTGTTGGTTTTCTCGGGGCACAagagtttattttgtgtgaatGGAGCCTGCAGTCAGATATTTCTttcagaattgtttttttttttagacagaaACTGTCATTTCTAACAGGAAATGGCTGTTTCTGTTCCTGGTTACATCTCTGCTTCGTCTTCCTTCTCGTGTGGAAAGCTGTGAGATTTTAAAGCCTCTCTGACAGGTTGTATCCATTAGTGaggaggaaaaactcccccccgGCTTCACATTAGACCTTAATGTTTAGAAAACAGAAGACCGCTTCTCTATGTTACAGTAATCTCTACTAGAGCATTTAAGTGCCTTACTAATGGTGACTTCTAACGCAGTGAAACTGAGTTTGAAGAAATGTGATATATGTACCCTGAAATGTGACAAGATTAACATTACGAATtctaaagtcattttttgagtgatttttgtACTCATCAGCTAACAGCAgtaaaaataacctttttatAACAAAATGAGATGCTTTTATAGAAAtcctttttcaaatgttaaacaCTAGGGTATGTATTTAAATGACATACAGAATAGATGGCacttaaacagaaaatatattgaGAGATATTAATTGTATTTACTTGTACCCAATTCAGATAATGTAAGTAAACTGTACAggatataataacaaaaataaagacagattgTAATATCtttcaaatgtgtttatattgtcACCTTT is a genomic window of Plectropomus leopardus isolate mb chromosome 10, YSFRI_Pleo_2.0, whole genome shotgun sequence containing:
- the LOC121949337 gene encoding leucine-rich repeat-containing protein 58-like; translated protein: MELHEGAAATGDSVLDFSRLNLNTFSVEGMSEERKRDTKQLYLNYNRLPSLPAAVSLFCNLEFLDISNNGLSAICESVTRLTRLKTLIAKNNRLDEFSLPKEFGSLQLEVLNFSGNRFEEIPLQCMKLLRLQSLSLGGNRLKSIPAEIENLTSLELLYLGGNHITAIPPEVANLPYLSYLVLCDNRIQSVPPQLTRLHSLRSLSLHNNLLTYLPREILSLVHLQELSLRGNPLVVRFVKEMTYDPPSLLELAGRTVKSRNIPYSPCDLPSNLLRYLDLASKCPNPKCAGVYFDSCVRQIKFVDFCGKYRLPLMHYLCSPECTSPCSSNPQSDAESEDESSVPAYRLQRVLLG